From Paenibacillus sp. PK3_47, the proteins below share one genomic window:
- a CDS encoding MBL fold metallo-hydrolase — MELNSILTAGLTDTWEAAPGVTGLRTLFVNVAYLSQSPANWILVDAGLGNFAGSIMKVAKEQFTGNPQAIVLTHGHFDHVGNLKELLEEWPEVPVYAHPLELPFLTGQMDFPPADPTVGGGMMAAASPLYPHKGIDLGSRIKPLPEDGTVPGADGWKWLHTPGHSPGHISLFRAADKVLVSGDALLTVKQESAFAVVSQHKELHGPPAYFTTDWEAAERSVRKLALLNPNVLLAGHGVPVDGPELAPQLARLCETFKEKEIPEQGRYV; from the coding sequence ATGGAATTGAACAGCATATTAACCGCCGGCTTGACAGATACCTGGGAAGCGGCACCGGGCGTAACCGGCCTGAGGACGTTGTTCGTCAACGTCGCCTATCTAAGCCAATCCCCAGCAAATTGGATTCTGGTGGATGCCGGGCTGGGTAACTTTGCCGGAAGTATAATGAAGGTGGCGAAGGAACAGTTTACCGGTAATCCTCAGGCCATTGTGCTTACCCACGGCCATTTTGACCATGTCGGGAATCTGAAGGAGCTGCTGGAGGAATGGCCGGAGGTCCCGGTGTATGCACACCCGCTGGAGCTCCCTTTTCTCACGGGACAGATGGACTTTCCCCCGGCAGACCCTACCGTCGGCGGAGGAATGATGGCTGCTGCTTCTCCGCTGTATCCGCATAAGGGAATTGACCTTGGCAGCCGGATCAAACCCCTGCCTGAGGACGGAACTGTTCCCGGTGCGGACGGCTGGAAATGGCTTCACACCCCCGGGCACAGTCCTGGACATATCTCCTTATTCCGTGCCGCGGACAAGGTACTGGTGTCGGGAGATGCTCTGCTGACAGTGAAGCAGGAGTCGGCATTTGCAGTAGTGTCGCAGCACAAGGAGCTTCATGGTCCGCCGGCGTATTTCACGACAGACTGGGAAGCGGCAGAACGATCTGTACGCAAGCTTGCTCTGCTTAATCCAAATGTACTGCTTGCTGGTCACGGGGTCCCGGTTGACGGACCGGAGCTTGCGCCGCAGCTGGCCCGCTTATGCGAAACCTTTAAGGAAAAGGAAATCCCCGAGCAAGGGCGTTACGTCTGA
- a CDS encoding helix-turn-helix transcriptional regulator: protein MPKNQQESHKIQAWSLINRKYLGQGVRVKRFRRPKRSQIRNRVLLAILMAKDIKLSRLAEELSISSRSVSAWVYEGRIPSKTNLDKTCRLLGYPSHVLFNETLLRQSPIVCQPTPSRFMKRALTNSPNCNVILTGLCMVYDFSVTDVSIWIGVHPGTFRKWLHHSHLPTLALQEKAENFFRIPRHILFADCELK from the coding sequence ATGCCTAAGAATCAACAAGAATCTCACAAAATCCAGGCCTGGTCTCTGATCAACCGAAAGTATCTTGGACAGGGTGTACGGGTTAAACGTTTTCGCCGTCCCAAACGCAGCCAAATTCGCAACCGTGTACTGCTGGCCATCCTGATGGCTAAAGACATCAAGCTGTCCCGTCTTGCCGAAGAACTCTCTATCTCCTCACGCAGTGTAAGCGCCTGGGTGTACGAAGGCCGTATTCCTTCCAAAACCAATCTGGACAAGACCTGCCGTCTGCTTGGTTATCCGTCCCATGTCCTGTTTAACGAAACACTGCTGCGGCAAAGCCCGATTGTCTGTCAGCCGACACCTTCACGTTTTATGAAAAGAGCGCTTACCAATTCGCCGAACTGCAATGTCATTCTTACAGGATTATGTATGGTCTACGATTTCTCTGTAACCGATGTAAGCATCTGGATCGGCGTCCATCCAGGCACCTTCCGCAAATGGCTGCATCACAGCCATCTTCCTACCTTGGCCCTGCAGGAAAAGGCCGAGAACTTCTTCCGCATTCCGCGTCACATTTTGTTCGCTGACTGTGAGCTTAAGTAA
- a CDS encoding ABC transporter permease produces MLQALRTLLKKPPVIIGIVTALMFQVIFSVIWMTAYSGVNDRTHELTVAIVNEDGAKSQAIADTLAEMLPFHTVADLDNAGALDQLEHHKVHMVLNLPAGFSDQLQTPGSKAQINYTINEANPVTIKSMMQGVSQNVTSMINQQASAQGVQAVLAASGTPADQAGAAAASLTSRVEGTTTNLNQVNGMNNQMVPMMMVLASYVGAMIMGMNMQGAMGMLAAVHSRMSLFGARVMINIASALLVSLVGSMLIHVLGGQFEQGFFAFWMFQALFLCTFMFFSQFFVILFGPAGSVFNIIALSLQLVSSGAMVPRELLNGFYSGLGQYLPATYAVKGIMSVQLGGPGAGEAAGTIVIILAVAFVLSLLVTLFKKGRVPAAAPSPAVNR; encoded by the coding sequence ATGCTGCAGGCTTTGCGTACTCTTTTGAAAAAACCGCCGGTAATTATAGGGATTGTTACGGCGCTTATGTTCCAGGTGATATTTAGTGTAATCTGGATGACTGCCTATTCCGGAGTCAATGACCGTACCCATGAACTGACGGTAGCTATTGTTAACGAGGATGGCGCCAAGTCACAGGCCATTGCGGACACTTTAGCTGAAATGCTTCCGTTCCATACCGTGGCGGATTTGGACAACGCCGGTGCGCTGGACCAGCTGGAGCATCATAAAGTACATATGGTACTTAACCTTCCGGCAGGATTCAGCGATCAGCTGCAGACACCGGGCTCCAAAGCGCAGATTAATTATACGATTAACGAAGCAAACCCTGTGACCATCAAAAGCATGATGCAGGGCGTCTCACAAAATGTGACCAGTATGATCAACCAGCAGGCTTCAGCGCAGGGCGTACAGGCGGTGCTGGCGGCTTCCGGTACGCCAGCCGACCAGGCCGGTGCGGCAGCGGCATCCTTGACCTCGCGCGTCGAAGGCACGACAACGAACCTAAACCAGGTCAACGGAATGAACAACCAGATGGTTCCGATGATGATGGTGTTGGCTTCCTATGTGGGGGCAATGATCATGGGAATGAACATGCAGGGCGCTATGGGGATGCTGGCTGCAGTGCATTCACGCATGTCCCTGTTCGGAGCAAGAGTTATGATTAACATTGCTTCTGCGCTGCTGGTTTCCCTGGTGGGCTCCATGCTGATTCATGTTCTGGGCGGACAGTTTGAACAAGGCTTCTTCGCTTTCTGGATGTTCCAGGCTTTGTTCCTGTGTACTTTCATGTTCTTCTCCCAGTTCTTCGTAATTCTCTTCGGCCCAGCCGGGAGTGTCTTCAATATCATTGCGCTGTCTTTGCAGCTCGTTTCTTCCGGTGCGATGGTTCCGCGTGAGCTGCTGAACGGTTTCTACAGCGGATTGGGGCAATATCTGCCTGCGACATATGCGGTTAAAGGCATTATGAGCGTTCAGCTTGGGGGTCCCGGAGCCGGTGAAGCGGCGGGAACAATTGTAATCATTCTGGCTGTTGCTTTTGTGCTGTCCTTGCTGGTGACTCTTTTCAAAAAAGGCCGCGTTCCGGCAGCAGCACCAAGCCCGGCTGTGAACCGCTGA
- the racE gene encoding glutamate racemase, with amino-acid sequence MQQAIAILDSGVGGLTVVKEVMRQLPREKIIYFGDTARAPYGPRTTEEVKLFTEQIVDYLIQFNPKMIVIACNTATAAALDYISAKVSMPVIGVIHPGARAAVSATKTGRVGVIGTVGTINSGAYTAALQELSPFVQVVSQACPALVPYVEQGLFRTAESETAVAESLNGMRYEPIDTLILGCTHYPFLVEPIGKVMGPGVKLISSADETAREISTILYEKGKLARGDESPIHQFFCSGDAEMFQKIARDWLGEQIKRTPVVWQVSSL; translated from the coding sequence GTGCAGCAGGCTATAGCAATATTGGACTCAGGTGTAGGGGGATTGACGGTCGTCAAGGAAGTGATGAGACAGCTCCCGCGGGAGAAAATCATCTATTTCGGCGATACTGCCAGAGCCCCGTACGGACCCCGTACGACTGAGGAAGTGAAATTGTTCACCGAACAGATCGTGGACTATTTAATTCAATTTAATCCTAAAATGATCGTCATTGCCTGTAATACAGCAACTGCAGCAGCTCTTGATTATATCTCCGCCAAGGTGTCCATGCCCGTGATCGGCGTGATCCACCCCGGGGCCCGCGCTGCGGTCAGCGCAACCAAAACCGGCCGTGTAGGCGTAATCGGCACTGTCGGCACGATTAACAGCGGAGCGTACACTGCAGCATTGCAGGAGCTGTCCCCTTTTGTCCAGGTGGTCAGCCAGGCTTGTCCGGCGCTTGTCCCGTATGTGGAGCAAGGGCTGTTCCGCACGGCAGAAAGTGAAACAGCTGTGGCTGAATCTCTGAACGGCATGAGGTATGAGCCTATCGATACGCTTATTCTCGGCTGCACCCATTATCCGTTCCTGGTGGAGCCCATCGGCAAGGTTATGGGACCCGGAGTCAAGCTGATCAGCTCCGCTGATGAAACTGCCCGGGAGATCAGCACCATCCTGTACGAAAAAGGCAAGCTTGCCCGCGGGGATGAAAGTCCGATCCACCAGTTTTTCTGCAGCGGGGATGCCGAAATGTTCCAGAAAATTGCCCGGGACTGGCTGGGCGAGCAGATCAAGCGGACGCCTGTGGTTTGGCAGGTATCCTCGTTATAG
- a CDS encoding YtxH domain-containing protein, whose protein sequence is MKKDTKSLLWGILAGSVAGSVTALLLAPKPGKELRKDIADGTTNAIDKVQEIAGQAGDKGAELYGKAKDAVEAVVSEVKEWSKQYTTSGDAETAKVSGIAADEEAAEETGADDAVAADESKDGNNIA, encoded by the coding sequence ATGAAAAAGGACACGAAAAGCTTGCTGTGGGGTATTCTTGCCGGTAGTGTAGCAGGTTCTGTGACAGCGCTGCTGCTGGCCCCCAAACCGGGCAAGGAACTGCGCAAGGATATTGCTGATGGTACCACAAATGCGATTGACAAGGTGCAGGAAATTGCCGGGCAGGCCGGGGATAAAGGTGCGGAGCTGTACGGCAAGGCGAAGGATGCAGTAGAGGCCGTTGTAAGTGAAGTGAAGGAATGGAGTAAGCAGTATACAACTTCCGGAGATGCGGAGACTGCCAAGGTAAGCGGAATTGCTGCGGATGAAGAAGCTGCGGAAGAAACAGGTGCAGATGATGCGGTAGCTGCTGATGAGAGCAAGGACGGCAATAATATCGCATAA
- a CDS encoding class I SAM-dependent methyltransferase — translation MSRYWSERFSKEGMIWGSEASPSAFWAKDRFREAGVTSVLIPGAGYGRNTKVFSSDFTAYGVELSLPALELAAEWDPLTVFIAGSALEIQLADTIDAVYCYDVLHLFLAEERRRLIEASLAQLRPGGLLYFTVFSDEDSNNGRGTMLERGTYEYKEGKYAHFFSEADLREHFADTEILETGSWTERLHSRHNGIHQYILRYLLARTK, via the coding sequence GTGTCCCGATATTGGAGTGAACGCTTCTCAAAGGAAGGGATGATCTGGGGAAGTGAAGCCAGCCCTTCGGCGTTTTGGGCGAAGGACCGGTTCCGGGAAGCAGGAGTAACCTCTGTGCTGATTCCCGGCGCCGGCTACGGCCGGAATACAAAGGTGTTCTCTTCAGATTTTACAGCTTATGGGGTAGAACTCAGCCTGCCCGCACTGGAGCTTGCGGCGGAGTGGGACCCGCTTACGGTTTTTATTGCCGGGTCGGCACTGGAAATCCAGCTTGCGGACACAATCGATGCCGTGTACTGCTATGACGTGCTGCATTTGTTTCTGGCAGAGGAGCGCAGACGGCTGATCGAAGCCAGTCTTGCGCAGCTGCGTCCGGGCGGGCTGCTTTATTTTACCGTGTTCTCCGACGAAGATTCCAATAATGGCAGAGGCACTATGCTTGAGCGGGGTACTTATGAGTATAAGGAGGGGAAATACGCCCACTTCTTCAGTGAGGCGGATCTGCGGGAACATTTTGCAGACACGGAGATTCTGGAGACGGGTTCATGGACTGAACGGCTGCACAGCCGGCATAACGGTATACACCAATATATACTGCGCTATCTTCTGGCACGCACCAAATAA
- a CDS encoding DUF1450 domain-containing protein: MANEIQICDECNFMRMKTILPKLRKMAPDAEIKIGCKSYCGPCGKRAFIYINGRYISAPTEDEVLAKAEAFVKKPVVTE; the protein is encoded by the coding sequence ATGGCTAACGAAATACAGATTTGTGATGAATGCAATTTTATGCGGATGAAGACGATTCTTCCCAAGCTGCGCAAGATGGCACCGGATGCCGAGATCAAGATCGGCTGCAAATCCTATTGCGGACCTTGCGGCAAACGTGCTTTTATCTATATAAACGGACGGTACATCAGCGCTCCGACCGAGGATGAGGTACTGGCAAAAGCCGAAGCTTTTGTCAAAAAACCTGTGGTTACGGAATAG
- a CDS encoding GNAT family N-acetyltransferase — translation MHKRIEEISLNTWPAEQSLLLEGWVLRTAAGYTKRANSVNPLYGPDYEAAEPELSRKISTAEQYYSAAGLDTVFKMTPFTQPAGLDGILAGQGYIIAEPSSVRLRGLDNLPRPSGKHELMITNKLTEEWLEAFAELTRLKPENRNTLRRMLAASCLRQGYALLLKEGVPVTCGLGVIESGMVGLYDIVTSQAHRRQGLAQEMLLGLLHWAGEQGADTAFLQVVQANSGASALYDKLGFKEIYTYWYRIKARLQDVSFK, via the coding sequence ATGCATAAGCGGATTGAAGAAATCTCACTAAATACCTGGCCGGCTGAGCAGAGTCTGCTGCTGGAAGGCTGGGTTCTCCGCACAGCGGCAGGTTATACAAAGCGGGCCAATTCGGTTAATCCGCTGTACGGTCCTGATTATGAAGCGGCCGAACCGGAGCTGAGCCGCAAAATCAGTACAGCCGAGCAGTATTATTCGGCTGCGGGGCTGGACACAGTATTCAAAATGACTCCTTTCACCCAGCCTGCAGGATTGGATGGCATTCTGGCAGGACAGGGATATATCATTGCTGAACCTTCGTCAGTAAGGCTGCGCGGACTGGACAATCTGCCGCGTCCGTCCGGCAAGCACGAGCTGATGATTACAAATAAACTGACGGAGGAATGGCTTGAGGCTTTTGCAGAACTGACCCGTCTGAAGCCGGAAAACCGGAATACGCTGCGGCGGATGCTGGCTGCTTCTTGTTTGCGGCAGGGGTACGCCCTGCTCCTTAAGGAAGGGGTTCCCGTTACATGCGGTCTCGGAGTCATAGAGAGTGGAATGGTCGGCCTGTATGATATTGTAACGTCCCAGGCTCACCGCAGGCAGGGGCTGGCGCAGGAAATGCTGCTGGGACTGCTGCACTGGGCGGGGGAGCAGGGAGCAGACACCGCTTTTTTGCAGGTAGTCCAGGCGAATAGCGGAGCTTCCGCCTTATACGACAAACTGGGGTTTAAGGAAATCTATACGTACTGGTACAGGATCAAAGCCCGGTTACAGGATGTATCCTTTAAATGA
- a CDS encoding iron-sulfur cluster assembly accessory protein: protein MNVKITRNAAKVIKRTMELEGNSELKLRVMITHAHGDHAHYGLDLDTPKENDVVIPTDKEIDVILDPNQPLLDGVKIDYLYLPEEGFVITNPSKGNHGDH from the coding sequence ATGAACGTCAAAATTACCCGCAATGCGGCTAAAGTTATAAAAAGAACCATGGAGCTTGAAGGGAACAGCGAACTCAAACTGCGCGTAATGATTACACATGCTCACGGGGACCATGCCCACTACGGTCTGGATTTGGACACGCCTAAGGAGAACGATGTTGTGATCCCGACAGACAAGGAAATCGATGTTATTCTTGACCCGAACCAGCCGCTGCTGGATGGCGTGAAGATTGATTATCTCTATCTCCCGGAAGAAGGCTTTGTCATTACTAATCCGTCTAAAGGAAATCATGGCGATCACTAA
- the rpsN gene encoding 30S ribosomal protein S14: MAKKSKVVKELKRQELVAKYADKRRELKAQGNYEALRKLPRDSSPTRQKNRCAVSGRPRGYLNKFKVSRIVFRELAHKGQIPGVTKSSW, translated from the coding sequence ATGGCCAAGAAATCGAAGGTAGTGAAAGAACTGAAGAGACAGGAGCTGGTCGCCAAATACGCGGACAAGCGGAGAGAGCTGAAGGCACAGGGGAATTATGAGGCCCTCCGGAAGCTTCCGAGAGACTCCTCGCCTACGCGGCAGAAGAACAGATGCGCTGTATCCGGCCGTCCAAGGGGATATCTGAACAAATTCAAAGTCTCCCGTATCGTATTCCGTGAATTGGCACATAAAGGGCAGATCCCCGGTGTCACCAAATCAAGCTGGTAA
- a CDS encoding M14 family metallopeptidase, giving the protein MQQYIARRGDTVSRIAARHGITPGHVIQGNPWAGEQPYLYPGQILYLPSAPRRRYSVQDGENAETISALFGVSIEELERFNPGVASGRAITAGKVLVIPQPASAQVVTVRSEYGPAEVERDTGLLVEKYPFISREVIGTSVLGKPLHLLKIGSGPRVLHVNGALHANEWLTSPCLMSFIEQYGAAYAEGKSWHGRRPEEWYRNWTLLAVPMANPDGVELVQEGILPGQAGYEELMSWNSGRRSFRHWKANIRGVDLGDQFPAHWEEEQERRGIQGPAPRDYGGPAPLSEPEAAALAELAERFPGEAAVSLHSQGGEIYWNYRGYEPAESKGLAADLAAASGYRAVELTGSDAGYKDWFIQRFRKPGFTVELGTGKNPLPLGDFEDMALETGLILADILSHRYFLD; this is encoded by the coding sequence ATGCAGCAGTATATTGCCCGCAGGGGGGATACCGTCAGCCGGATTGCCGCAAGGCATGGAATTACGCCGGGGCATGTCATTCAAGGAAATCCGTGGGCAGGAGAACAGCCGTATTTATACCCCGGTCAGATCCTGTACCTGCCTTCTGCTCCGCGCAGGCGTTATTCCGTGCAGGACGGCGAGAATGCAGAGACCATTTCCGCTTTATTTGGCGTAAGCATAGAAGAGCTGGAGCGGTTTAATCCCGGAGTGGCTTCAGGCCGCGCCATCACTGCCGGCAAGGTGCTGGTTATCCCGCAGCCTGCTTCTGCACAGGTGGTTACAGTCCGCAGTGAATACGGTCCGGCAGAAGTGGAGCGGGATACCGGGCTTCTGGTGGAGAAATACCCGTTCATTAGCCGGGAGGTCATCGGTACAAGCGTGCTGGGCAAGCCGCTGCATCTGCTGAAGATCGGCAGCGGCCCCAGGGTGCTGCATGTCAACGGCGCGCTGCACGCCAATGAATGGCTGACCTCGCCATGTCTGATGTCTTTTATCGAGCAGTATGGGGCTGCATATGCCGAAGGGAAAAGCTGGCATGGCCGCAGACCAGAGGAGTGGTACCGCAACTGGACTCTGCTTGCGGTTCCGATGGCCAACCCGGATGGAGTGGAGCTGGTGCAGGAAGGCATATTGCCTGGCCAGGCCGGCTATGAAGAGCTTATGAGCTGGAATAGCGGGCGACGCAGCTTCCGGCACTGGAAAGCTAACATCCGCGGTGTCGATCTTGGCGACCAGTTCCCCGCTCACTGGGAAGAGGAACAGGAACGGCGGGGGATCCAGGGGCCGGCGCCCAGAGACTACGGCGGACCGGCACCGCTCAGCGAGCCGGAGGCAGCAGCCCTCGCTGAGCTGGCAGAGCGGTTCCCCGGCGAGGCAGCGGTCTCCCTGCACAGCCAAGGGGGAGAAATTTACTGGAATTACCGGGGGTATGAACCGGCGGAGAGCAAGGGTCTGGCTGCAGATCTGGCGGCGGCAAGCGGCTACAGGGCTGTAGAATTGACCGGCAGTGACGCCGGTTATAAGGACTGGTTCATTCAGCGCTTCCGCAAGCCGGGCTTTACCGTGGAGCTGGGTACCGGCAAGAATCCGCTGCCGCTGGGCGATTTTGAAGACATGGCGCTGGAGACAGGCTTAATATTGGCGGATATTCTCTCTCACCGGTATTTTTTAGACTAG
- a CDS encoding TetR family transcriptional regulator → MTKREPDIKTRILLAAKKLFALQGYDGTSVRQICDEAGANLSLVSYHFGGKEKVFEALFERYFLVRIPDEHDSSMSPVEGLVLIIRELIRFTSVDREMSDIVQLEMALRTNRNAAMYPFLEPIWTRLTGLLQAGKDQGIFRIDSVSYSMLMVLSVSLSPQRAFNTKFMVDFEQENPDHLADQTVTFALRGLGVSRHEWTNRL, encoded by the coding sequence ATGACGAAACGGGAGCCGGATATCAAAACGAGGATTTTGCTGGCAGCGAAGAAGCTTTTTGCCCTGCAGGGATATGACGGGACAAGCGTCCGCCAGATCTGTGACGAAGCAGGAGCTAATCTGTCGCTTGTCTCATATCATTTTGGCGGAAAAGAGAAGGTGTTCGAAGCGTTGTTTGAACGTTACTTTCTTGTACGCATTCCGGATGAGCACGATTCTTCCATGTCACCTGTTGAAGGCCTCGTACTCATTATCAGGGAACTCATTCGGTTTACCTCCGTGGACCGGGAGATGAGCGACATTGTGCAATTGGAGATGGCTCTGCGGACTAACCGTAACGCGGCGATGTATCCTTTTCTGGAACCCATATGGACCAGGCTGACCGGGCTGCTGCAGGCAGGGAAGGACCAGGGAATATTCCGGATTGATTCCGTTTCGTACAGTATGCTCATGGTGTTAAGCGTGTCTTTGTCACCGCAGCGGGCATTTAATACAAAGTTTATGGTGGATTTTGAGCAGGAGAATCCTGATCATTTGGCGGATCAGACCGTTACATTTGCTTTGAGGGGATTGGGCGTGAGCCGGCATGAATGGACAAACCGGCTGTAA
- a CDS encoding Dabb family protein gives MIKHIVFFKLKDRSPDKVQETVQVLRNMEGKIPQLLSIEVGADIVHSERSFDIALVTVVASLEDLQAYQVHPAHKEVIAHINEVKELSVAVDYEI, from the coding sequence ATGATCAAACATATCGTATTTTTCAAATTAAAAGACCGGTCCCCGGACAAGGTTCAGGAAACGGTTCAAGTCCTGCGGAACATGGAAGGAAAGATACCGCAGCTGCTATCCATAGAGGTTGGTGCTGATATCGTCCATTCGGAACGGTCCTTTGACATTGCCCTTGTAACAGTGGTAGCATCCTTGGAGGATTTGCAGGCTTATCAGGTTCATCCGGCGCACAAGGAAGTCATTGCCCACATCAACGAGGTCAAAGAGCTGTCGGTTGCGGTGGACTACGAAATTTAA
- a CDS encoding DUF6157 family protein, giving the protein MSYTDTFIRVAEDCPVETGVIPVSARPLPPAHVIQFGLLAAAPYAYNHEELLYEVHVRHKQIPEEEQLTRKSEIWGELFSKSHPCLRASMLPKRYGWGVHYNREGKIALYAKESPEYDHFTSGNAAGITLLNAMRSKRR; this is encoded by the coding sequence TTGAGTTATACGGATACATTCATCCGTGTTGCCGAAGACTGTCCCGTGGAGACCGGGGTGATTCCCGTATCCGCCCGTCCGCTCCCGCCTGCACATGTGATTCAATTCGGGCTGCTGGCCGCTGCACCTTATGCATACAACCATGAAGAGCTGCTGTATGAGGTTCATGTGCGCCATAAGCAAATTCCGGAGGAAGAGCAATTGACCCGGAAATCCGAAATTTGGGGAGAATTGTTTTCTAAAAGCCACCCCTGTCTGCGGGCCTCCATGCTGCCCAAACGTTATGGCTGGGGCGTGCACTATAACAGAGAGGGGAAAATCGCCCTTTATGCCAAGGAATCTCCAGAGTATGACCATTTTACCAGCGGAAATGCTGCCGGAATTACACTGCTGAATGCAATGCGCAGCAAACGGCGCTAA
- a CDS encoding HepT-like ribonuclease domain-containing protein translates to MYYVNRKQIEDILAQIPFITEGLRSSAANWDGSTLTGFIQERSLHLAIEVVTDVGSCLIDGFIMRDAGSYEDIISIIHEEQVFGASGIYGVLTELVALRKPLVQDYYVWDRSVLHPLTPVLPEVLERFASEVRRYLDQELGTGVQA, encoded by the coding sequence GTGTATTATGTGAACCGGAAACAAATCGAAGACATCCTTGCCCAAATTCCATTTATTACAGAAGGCCTGCGCAGTTCGGCGGCAAATTGGGACGGCAGCACCTTAACAGGGTTTATTCAGGAACGCAGCCTGCATCTGGCGATTGAGGTTGTGACTGATGTGGGCAGCTGTCTGATTGACGGATTTATTATGCGCGATGCCGGAAGCTATGAGGATATTATTTCGATCATTCATGAAGAGCAGGTTTTCGGAGCAAGCGGAATCTACGGGGTGCTTACAGAGCTTGTAGCCCTCCGCAAACCGCTGGTGCAGGATTACTATGTATGGGACCGCAGTGTACTGCATCCGCTTACCCCCGTGCTTCCCGAGGTGCTGGAGCGTTTTGCGTCTGAAGTACGCAGATATCTTGATCAGGAGCTGGGAACCGGGGTGCAGGCATAA
- a CDS encoding metalloregulator ArsR/SmtB family transcription factor, with protein sequence MKKGQESGSTRRMIMTLLKMKGPLTIGALAEELGITEMGVRRHVLQLEQESLAKTKIVRQAMGRPLHVYSLTERAEDHFPKSYHNLALELLRELDLGSGAEAVNVLFEGRRRRMLAQYAPMMENRSLEERVAELSAIQNSGGYMAEWNKEEDGTYVMREFNCPIRQVAAQYRKACHCEQSLFEELLDAKVIRSECMAEGGQCCRYAISPRKAVKAATKSS encoded by the coding sequence ATGAAAAAGGGGCAGGAAAGCGGTTCGACGAGACGGATGATTATGACGCTCCTGAAGATGAAAGGGCCGCTGACGATCGGCGCGCTGGCGGAAGAGCTGGGGATCACCGAGATGGGCGTCCGCCGCCATGTGCTCCAGCTGGAGCAGGAATCGCTTGCCAAGACGAAGATCGTCCGGCAGGCTATGGGCAGGCCCCTGCATGTCTATTCGCTGACTGAACGGGCCGAAGACCATTTTCCCAAAAGCTATCATAATCTGGCGCTAGAGCTGCTCCGGGAGCTGGATCTCGGCAGCGGCGCGGAGGCGGTCAATGTGCTGTTTGAAGGACGCCGGCGGCGGATGCTTGCCCAGTATGCCCCGATGATGGAGAACCGCAGTCTGGAGGAGCGTGTAGCCGAGCTGTCGGCCATTCAGAATTCCGGGGGATATATGGCGGAGTGGAACAAGGAAGAGGACGGAACTTATGTCATGCGGGAGTTCAACTGTCCGATCCGCCAGGTCGCTGCACAGTACCGCAAGGCTTGCCATTGTGAGCAGAGCCTGTTCGAGGAGCTGCTGGACGCAAAGGTGATACGGAGTGAATGTATGGCAGAAGGCGGCCAGTGCTGCCGGTATGCGATTTCTCCCAGAAAAGCAGTCAAAGCCGCCACTAAATCTTCCTGA